In the Hyalangium ruber genome, one interval contains:
- the pheT gene encoding phenylalanine--tRNA ligase subunit beta has translation MKISVKWLGEYVKLPASVDELARKLTAAGLEIEGLEQPGAALKGVVVAQIQESVQHPNADKLSVTKVDAGGSAPLQVVCGAKNYKVGDKVPLATVGTKLPNGVEIKQAALRGVDSFGMLCSAKELGLTEDSSGLLILSPETKPGTPIAEALGLDDVVLEVNVTPNRPDALSHLGVAREVGVVTGAAFRSPEPKPAESGGSAADKVKVRIEDSARCPRYAARIVENVTIKPSPQWMQDRLKACGVRAINNVVDVTNYVNLEYGQPLHAFDLEKLAGQEIVVRCAKPGEKIRTLDGKERTLDADDLAICDRDRPQAIAGVMGGADSEVTEGTKHIVLESANFQPSSVRRTSKRHGLHTEASHRFERGADIDAVGPAIDRAAQLISELSGGTVRSGRVDVHPSPQPPRRVALRYARVEKFLGAAVPEAECRRILGALGFRAAEDGSGQTTFEVPRARVDVEREEDLLEEIARVYGYDNIPARLPRGIAELAPEPAQAEAERRLRQALSGVGMNEVVNYSFVAPKSLEVLGGKDAPVVLINPLSVEQSVMRTSLLPGLLENLSRSVRHQVERVAIYETGRAYFRDPEGGQGRRPATREVHRVGGLVWGLRSGRSWTQKDARMDFYDAKGAVEAVLHALHLDGVRFVPAEAPAWHPRACAQVLLADGTALGYVGELHPRITKALELPQGVFAFELDTEPLYASARLVPEYHSLPRFPAVLRDLAVVVPAELRNDEVRRVILEVGGALVEDALIFDVYTGKPIPEGKKNLAYAIRYRSPERTLTDAEVSEAHQRIISEVNQRLGGALRA, from the coding sequence GTGAAGATTTCGGTGAAGTGGCTCGGCGAGTACGTGAAGCTGCCGGCGTCGGTGGACGAGCTGGCGCGCAAGCTGACCGCGGCGGGGCTGGAGATCGAAGGCCTGGAGCAGCCCGGCGCGGCGCTCAAGGGCGTGGTGGTGGCGCAGATCCAGGAGTCCGTGCAGCACCCGAACGCGGACAAGCTGTCCGTGACGAAGGTGGACGCGGGCGGCTCCGCGCCGCTGCAAGTGGTGTGCGGCGCGAAGAACTACAAAGTCGGGGACAAGGTGCCCCTGGCCACCGTGGGCACGAAGCTGCCCAATGGCGTGGAGATCAAGCAGGCCGCGCTCCGGGGCGTGGACAGCTTCGGCATGCTGTGCTCGGCCAAGGAGCTGGGGCTGACGGAGGACTCCTCCGGGCTGCTCATCCTCTCGCCGGAGACGAAGCCGGGCACGCCGATCGCCGAGGCGCTGGGGCTGGATGACGTGGTGCTGGAGGTGAACGTCACCCCGAACCGGCCCGATGCCCTGTCGCACCTGGGCGTGGCGCGAGAGGTGGGCGTGGTGACGGGCGCCGCGTTCCGTTCGCCGGAGCCGAAGCCCGCTGAGTCTGGGGGCTCCGCGGCCGACAAGGTGAAGGTGCGGATCGAGGACTCGGCCCGGTGCCCGCGTTACGCCGCGCGCATCGTCGAGAACGTCACCATCAAGCCCTCGCCCCAGTGGATGCAGGACCGTCTCAAGGCCTGTGGCGTGCGCGCCATCAACAACGTGGTGGACGTGACCAACTACGTCAACCTCGAGTATGGCCAGCCGCTGCATGCCTTCGATCTGGAGAAGCTCGCGGGGCAGGAGATCGTCGTTCGCTGCGCGAAGCCGGGCGAGAAGATCCGCACGCTCGATGGCAAGGAGCGCACGCTCGACGCGGATGACCTGGCCATCTGCGACCGGGATCGGCCCCAGGCCATCGCCGGAGTGATGGGCGGGGCGGACAGCGAGGTGACGGAGGGCACGAAGCACATCGTGCTCGAGTCGGCGAACTTCCAGCCCTCCAGCGTGCGCCGCACGTCCAAGCGCCACGGCCTGCACACCGAGGCATCGCACCGCTTCGAGCGTGGGGCGGACATCGACGCAGTGGGGCCAGCCATCGATCGGGCCGCGCAGCTCATCTCGGAGCTGTCGGGTGGCACGGTGCGCTCGGGCCGGGTGGATGTGCATCCGAGCCCTCAGCCGCCGCGTCGGGTGGCGCTGCGCTATGCGCGGGTGGAGAAGTTCCTGGGCGCGGCGGTGCCGGAGGCGGAGTGCCGCCGCATCCTGGGCGCGCTCGGGTTCCGGGCGGCGGAGGACGGCAGCGGCCAGACGACGTTCGAGGTGCCGCGGGCGCGCGTGGACGTGGAGCGCGAGGAGGATCTGCTGGAGGAGATCGCTCGCGTGTACGGCTACGACAACATCCCGGCCCGGCTGCCGCGCGGGATCGCGGAGCTGGCTCCCGAGCCGGCCCAGGCCGAGGCCGAGCGGCGGTTGCGTCAGGCGCTCTCCGGCGTGGGGATGAACGAGGTGGTGAACTACTCGTTCGTGGCGCCCAAGAGCCTTGAGGTGCTGGGCGGGAAGGACGCACCGGTAGTGCTCATCAATCCGCTCAGCGTGGAGCAGTCGGTGATGCGCACCAGCCTGCTGCCAGGACTGCTGGAGAACCTCTCTCGCAGCGTGCGGCACCAGGTGGAGCGGGTGGCCATCTACGAGACGGGCCGGGCCTACTTCCGGGATCCGGAAGGCGGGCAGGGTCGGCGTCCGGCTACGCGCGAGGTACACCGGGTGGGCGGGCTCGTGTGGGGCCTGCGCTCCGGGCGTAGCTGGACTCAGAAGGACGCTCGGATGGACTTCTACGACGCCAAGGGCGCCGTGGAGGCGGTACTCCATGCCCTGCACCTGGATGGGGTTCGCTTCGTGCCGGCCGAGGCTCCCGCGTGGCATCCGCGTGCCTGCGCCCAGGTGCTTCTGGCCGATGGGACGGCCCTCGGGTACGTGGGCGAGCTGCACCCGCGCATCACCAAGGCCCTGGAGCTGCCGCAGGGCGTGTTCGCCTTCGAGCTGGACACCGAGCCCCTGTACGCCTCGGCCCGGCTGGTGCCCGAGTACCACTCGCTGCCGCGCTTCCCGGCCGTGCTGAGGGACCTGGCGGTGGTGGTGCCCGCGGAGCTTCGCAATGACGAGGTCCGCCGCGTGATTCTGGAGGTGGGAGGCGCGCTGGTGGAGGACGCCCTCATCTTCGACGTCTACACGGGCAAGCCCATCCCCGAGGGGAAGAAGAACCTGGCCTATGCCATCCGCTACCGCTCGCCCGAGCGGACGCTCACCGACGCGGAGGTGAGCGAGGCGCACCAGCGCATCATCTCCGAGGTGAACCAGCGGCTGGGCGGGGCCCTGCGCGCCTGA
- the pheS gene encoding phenylalanine--tRNA ligase subunit alpha, which translates to MRDRLQSLAESARRDITVASEVSAVEALRIRYLGKKGELSGVLGGMGKLPPEERKALGEVANQVKAEIEKLLADALKRAEEAALEAELKGAKLDVTLPGRAVAPGSRHPVSRTMEEIVRTFARLGFEVAVGPEIELDYYNFEALNLPKDHPARDMQDTFYVDEATLGHAKKADSPVLLRTHTSPVQVRHMLSHKPPIRAVMPGRVYRRDSDITHTPMFHQVEGLLVDKDVSFAELKGTLDAFVKAFFGSDTRTRFRPSFFPFTEPSAEVDISCTSCGGKGCRVCKSTGWLEVLGSGMVHPNVFKYSGYDPGEVTGYAFGMGVERIAMLRYRIDDLRMMFENDARFLEQF; encoded by the coding sequence ATGCGGGATCGGTTGCAGTCTCTCGCGGAGTCGGCACGGCGTGACATCACCGTCGCCTCGGAGGTGTCCGCCGTCGAGGCGCTGAGGATCCGCTATTTGGGCAAGAAGGGCGAGCTGTCCGGCGTGCTCGGGGGCATGGGCAAGTTGCCTCCCGAGGAGCGCAAGGCGCTGGGCGAGGTCGCCAACCAGGTCAAGGCGGAGATCGAGAAGCTGCTCGCGGATGCGCTCAAGCGCGCCGAGGAGGCCGCGCTCGAGGCCGAGCTGAAGGGCGCGAAGCTGGACGTGACGCTGCCCGGTCGCGCGGTGGCTCCCGGCAGCCGGCACCCGGTGTCGCGGACGATGGAGGAGATCGTCCGGACGTTCGCGCGGCTCGGCTTCGAGGTGGCGGTGGGTCCGGAGATCGAGCTGGACTACTACAACTTCGAGGCGCTGAACCTGCCGAAGGATCACCCCGCGCGGGACATGCAGGACACCTTCTACGTGGACGAGGCGACGCTGGGCCACGCGAAGAAGGCGGACAGCCCGGTTCTGCTGCGCACGCACACGTCCCCGGTGCAGGTGCGGCACATGCTGTCGCACAAGCCGCCCATTCGCGCGGTGATGCCGGGCCGGGTGTACCGGCGCGACTCGGACATCACCCATACGCCCATGTTCCACCAGGTGGAGGGCTTGCTGGTGGACAAGGACGTGAGCTTCGCGGAGCTCAAGGGCACGCTGGACGCGTTCGTGAAGGCGTTCTTCGGCTCGGACACGCGCACGCGGTTCCGCCCGTCCTTCTTCCCGTTCACCGAGCCTTCGGCGGAGGTGGACATCTCCTGTACCTCGTGCGGCGGCAAGGGCTGCCGGGTGTGCAAGTCGACGGGCTGGCTGGAGGTGCTGGGCAGCGGCATGGTGCATCCCAACGTCTTCAAGTACAGCGGCTATGACCCGGGTGAGGTGACGGGCTACGCGTTCGGCATGGGCGTGGAGCGCATCGCCATGCTGCGCTACCGCATCGATGACCTGCGGATGATGTTCGAGAACGACGCACGCTTCCTCGAGCAGTTCTGA
- the rplT gene encoding 50S ribosomal protein L20 has product MRVKKGFKARRRRNRILKLAKGYRGRRKNCYKRANQAVERALDYASRDRAARKRNFRSLWIVRINAAARTVGLSYSKLIAGLAKSKISLDRKVLADMAVADPAGFAAVANIAKAA; this is encoded by the coding sequence ATGCGCGTAAAGAAGGGTTTCAAGGCTCGCCGCCGTCGTAATCGGATTTTGAAGCTGGCCAAGGGTTACCGTGGCCGTCGGAAGAACTGCTACAAGCGGGCCAATCAGGCCGTGGAGCGCGCGCTGGACTACGCCAGCCGTGACCGCGCCGCCCGCAAGCGCAACTTCCGCTCGCTGTGGATCGTCCGCATCAACGCGGCGGCTCGCACCGTGGGCCTGTCCTACTCGAAGCTGATCGCGGGCCTGGCCAAGTCGAAGATCTCGCTGGACCGCAAGGTCCTGGCCGACATGGCCGTGGCGGATCCCGCGGGCTTTGCCGCCGTCGCCAACATCGCCAAGGCGGCCTGA
- the rpmI gene encoding 50S ribosomal protein L35 has protein sequence MPKLKTRSGAKKRLQVKKSGQVKHGKAYGKHLFTHGKTPAQKRRNRGTGHLRDMDAKKVIKEMFPYGAN, from the coding sequence ATGCCGAAGTTGAAGACCCGTAGCGGTGCGAAGAAGCGGTTGCAGGTGAAGAAGAGCGGCCAGGTGAAGCACGGCAAGGCCTACGGCAAGCACCTTTTCACCCACGGCAAGACGCCGGCCCAGAAGCGCCGCAACCGCGGCACGGGCCACCTTCGCGACATGGATGCGAAGAAGGTCATCAAGGAGATGTTCCCCTACGGGGCGAACTAG